The following coding sequences lie in one Cydia pomonella isolate Wapato2018A unplaced genomic scaffold, ilCydPomo1 PGA_scaffold_208, whole genome shotgun sequence genomic window:
- the LOC133533865 gene encoding uncharacterized protein LOC133533865 isoform X1 yields MSSKSFATGSMRSTGGSVRLGAGAGAGHELVLDALYERKRDKKSVRVLTVIIYVFCVSLAAIMLSLYYVFFWEPKDAQYAQRKVSHTVDQTSTTPMPTCLMPHTGRGGGAVDDALNSTAATPSADIANQTTSDSSSSLSSSELPLSTESFSLSENKTSGVRADNSSVT; encoded by the exons ATGTCGAGCAAGTCGTTCGCTACGGGGAGCATGCGGTCGACCGGCGGGTCCGTGCGgctcggcgcgggcgcgggcgccggcCACGAGCTCGTGCTCGACGCGCTCTACGAACGCAAGCGCGACAAGAAGAGCGTGCGCGTGCTCACCGTCATCATCTACGTCTTCTGCGTCTCCCTCGCCGCCATCATGCTCTCCCTCTACTACGTGTTCTTCTGGGAGCCCAAGGACGCGCAGTACGCGCAGCGCAAGGTGTCTCACACTGTAGACCAGACCAGCACTACACCAATGCCCACATGCTTAATGCCCCACACCG GAAGAGGCGGTGGCGCAGTAGACGACGCCTTGAACTCAACAGCAGCAACTCCATCAGCTGACATCGCGAATCAGACAACATCAGACTCTAGTTCTTCATTATCAAGCTCGGAACTGCCGCTATCTACAGAGTCCTTTAGTCTCTCGGAAAATAAGACGAGCGGCGTTCGCGCTGACAACTCCAGCGTCACATGA
- the LOC133533865 gene encoding uncharacterized protein LOC133533865 isoform X3, protein MSSKSFATGSMRSTGGSVRLGAGAGAGHELVLDALYERKRDKKSVRVLTVIIYVFCVSLAAIMLSLYYVFFWEPKDAQYAQRKEEAVAQ, encoded by the exons ATGTCGAGCAAGTCGTTCGCTACGGGGAGCATGCGGTCGACCGGCGGGTCCGTGCGgctcggcgcgggcgcgggcgccggcCACGAGCTCGTGCTCGACGCGCTCTACGAACGCAAGCGCGACAAGAAGAGCGTGCGCGTGCTCACCGTCATCATCTACGTCTTCTGCGTCTCCCTCGCCGCCATCATGCTCTCCCTCTACTACGTGTTCTTCTGGGAGCCCAAGGACGCGCAGTACGCGCAGCGCAAG GAAGAGGCGGTGGCGCAGTAG